In the Candidatus Woesearchaeota archaeon genome, one interval contains:
- a CDS encoding prefoldin subunit beta: MSDVPAETQEKINKLQIMEQSMQNYLGQKQQFQSQLLEIESALSELEKTNQAYKIVGNIMVVAEKSKLTEELTTKKETTELRIKTLEKQEAKLREKTSEIQKEVMKEMK; this comes from the coding sequence ATGAGTGACGTACCAGCTGAAACACAAGAAAAAATTAATAAATTGCAAATAATGGAACAATCCATGCAAAACTATTTAGGACAAAAACAACAATTCCAATCACAACTTCTAGAAATTGAATCTGCATTAAGCGAACTTGAAAAAACTAACCAAGCTTACAAAATAGTTGGCAATATAATGGTTGTTGCAGAAAAAAGTAAATTAACAGAAGAACTAACAACAAAAAAAGAAACAACTGAATTAAGAATAAAAACTCTTGAAAAACAAGAAGCAAAATTAAGAGAAAAAACAAGCGAAATACAAAAAGAAGTTATGAAAGAAATGAAATAA
- a CDS encoding mechanosensitive ion channel family protein, with protein sequence MDISLDIFNKLYDYIQNNILGFLGKFVVAIIILLIGFVFGRFLGKLVYKFLHSFELNRLLNKLGGMRVEAEELAEAFTTYFVYFVTVVIVLQQIGLATTILNMIAGAIILIIILSTFLGVKDFIPNAIAGVVIQSKQLIKPDEIIKVKGMKGKVSHISLVETKLETEEGDVIFIPNSVLTRTSIIKVKKKLSTKELIDKKSEKKNVSKSK encoded by the coding sequence ATGGACATTTCATTAGATATCTTCAATAAACTTTACGATTATATTCAAAATAACATTCTGGGGTTTTTAGGTAAGTTTGTTGTTGCGATTATTATTTTATTAATAGGGTTTGTTTTTGGGAGATTTCTTGGAAAATTAGTTTATAAATTTCTTCATTCATTTGAACTTAACAGATTACTAAATAAGCTTGGTGGCATGAGGGTTGAAGCAGAAGAACTTGCTGAAGCATTCACGACATATTTTGTATATTTTGTTACGGTAGTAATTGTTCTCCAACAGATTGGTTTAGCAACAACTATTCTAAATATGATTGCAGGAGCAATTATTTTGATTATAATTCTTTCAACATTTTTAGGTGTGAAAGATTTTATTCCTAATGCGATCGCAGGAGTAGTTATTCAAAGTAAACAACTAATTAAACCTGATGAGATAATTAAAGTAAAGGGTATGAAGGGGAAAGTTTCACATATTTCATTAGTCGAAACTAAACTTGAGACTGAAGAAGGAGATGTTATTTTTATTCCTAACTCTGTTTTAACTAGAACTTCTATTATTAAAGTTAAGAAGAAATTATCAACAAAAGAGTTAATTGATAAAAAATCAGAAAAAAAGAATGTTTCTAAATCTAAGTAA
- the rpl37ae gene encoding 50S ribosomal protein L37ae (structural models have indicated that the folded zinc-finger motif interacts mainly with domain III of 23S rRNA, whereas the amino-terminal region of L37 interacts primarily with domain II) has translation MAKTRLRTTTKRYGPRYGARNKIKAARIEEESRRKHKCPYCNYIQVRRISKGIWFCSKCKVKFVGKAYTIPKEKKKEITPEIYDLVSEDMYNKEEAEEQEA, from the coding sequence ATGGCTAAAACAAGACTTAGAACTACGACAAAAAGATATGGACCTAGATATGGGGCTCGAAATAAAATTAAAGCTGCTAGAATCGAAGAAGAAAGCAGAAGAAAACATAAATGTCCTTACTGTAATTATATTCAAGTTAGAAGAATAAGCAAAGGAATTTGGTTTTGCTCAAAATGTAAAGTTAAATTCGTAGGAAAAGCTTATACTATTCCTAAAGAAAAGAAAAAAGAGATAACACCAGAGATTTATGATCTGGTAAGTGAAGACATGTATAACAAAGAAGAAGCAGAAGAACAAGAAGCGTAA
- a CDS encoding GTP-binding protein, which yields MPDYNDRIKEFEDELRKTKYNKRTQHSIGLLKAKIAVLKDKEVSRGKKGKKGEGYSVKKSGDGTVIMVGFPSAGKSSLLNAITNANSPVGAYEFTTLDVVPGLMEHKDAKIQILDVPGIVRGAASGRGRGREVLSVIRNAELVLIIVDVTRPEAYPVIQKEIYDSHVRLNQSKPDIRIRKKMKNGIRIGKTVRLPDLNDDTIKLICKEFRISNAEILIRTPINADQLIDMIEGNKKYLPSVVVLNKIDLVDKKRLEEIKKEIKPDICISVQDGFDTEEIKEIIFQKMNLIRVYCKETGKKADLDIPLIIRANSTIETMCRKLHKDFVSKFRFAKVWGPSSKFGGQILRLKHKLKDTDIVEIHLR from the coding sequence ATGCCAGATTATAATGATAGAATAAAAGAATTTGAAGATGAATTACGTAAAACGAAGTACAATAAACGAACTCAACACTCCATTGGTCTGTTAAAAGCTAAAATCGCTGTTCTCAAAGATAAAGAAGTATCTAGAGGAAAAAAAGGAAAAAAAGGCGAAGGATATTCTGTTAAAAAAAGTGGAGATGGAACTGTAATTATGGTTGGATTTCCAAGTGCAGGTAAAAGTAGTTTACTTAATGCAATTACCAACGCGAATAGCCCCGTAGGTGCATATGAGTTCACCACGCTCGATGTTGTTCCAGGACTAATGGAACATAAAGATGCAAAAATACAAATCTTAGATGTCCCTGGAATCGTAAGAGGTGCTGCAAGTGGAAGAGGTCGAGGTCGCGAAGTTCTTTCAGTAATACGAAACGCAGAACTTGTTTTAATAATTGTTGATGTTACAAGACCTGAAGCATATCCAGTTATCCAGAAAGAAATTTATGATTCCCACGTAAGACTCAATCAATCAAAACCAGATATTAGAATAAGAAAAAAAATGAAAAATGGAATTAGAATTGGTAAAACTGTTCGTCTTCCAGATTTAAATGATGATACAATTAAACTCATATGTAAAGAGTTCAGAATAAGTAATGCAGAAATTTTAATTCGAACACCAATAAATGCAGATCAATTAATAGATATGATTGAAGGCAATAAAAAATATCTCCCTTCAGTAGTTGTATTAAACAAAATTGATTTAGTTGATAAAAAAAGACTCGAAGAAATTAAAAAAGAAATTAAACCAGATATTTGCATAAGTGTGCAAGACGGATTTGATACTGAAGAAATAAAAGAAATAATATTTCAAAAAATGAATTTAATTAGAGTCTATTGTAAAGAAACTGGGAAAAAGGCAGACTTAGATATCCCACTCATAATACGTGCAAACTCCACAATTGAAACTATGTGTAGAAAATTACACAAAGACTTCGTAAGTAAGTTTCGATTTGCAAAAGTCTGGGGGCCAAGTTCAAAATTTGGCGGCCAAATATTAAGACTAAAACACAAACTTAAAGACACAGATATTGTTGAAATACATCTGAGGTAA
- the lgt gene encoding prolipoprotein diacylglyceryl transferase, which yields MFIIDFNPIIVSIGTMQIRWYGIIYILGFVFAYFWLNYVGKKWVKQFDKENVEEFILYLMIGIIAGSRLFEMIFYRFESFIANPLELFKIWEGGMSFHGGLIGTFLAVKIWSVRRRIEFWKILDLISPVAIFSLMLGRIGNLLNGELIGTPFNGPWCAIFSGVDNVCRHPYPIYAFISHLLLFSWLIFLIYLNRSTLKKFFGSKLLSINFLIGYGILRIITDIWKIDNIVLGLKTGQLLSVIMIIIGLGIFAWTKKKWILNKITSEHKK from the coding sequence ATGTTTATAATTGATTTTAATCCAATCATTGTTTCAATTGGCACCATGCAAATTAGATGGTATGGAATAATTTACATTCTAGGATTTGTATTCGCATATTTTTGGCTTAATTATGTTGGCAAAAAATGGGTAAAACAATTTGATAAAGAGAATGTAGAAGAATTTATTTTATATTTAATGATTGGAATTATTGCAGGTTCAAGATTATTTGAAATGATTTTTTATCGGTTTGAAAGTTTTATTGCAAACCCCCTTGAATTGTTTAAAATCTGGGAAGGTGGAATGAGCTTTCATGGCGGACTTATCGGAACATTTTTGGCAGTTAAAATTTGGAGTGTTCGTCGACGAATTGAGTTTTGGAAAATACTTGACTTAATAAGTCCAGTCGCAATATTTTCATTAATGCTTGGACGAATAGGCAATTTATTGAATGGAGAATTAATCGGAACTCCATTTAATGGACCGTGGTGTGCAATTTTTTCTGGAGTGGATAATGTTTGTAGACACCCATACCCAATTTATGCATTTATCTCGCATTTGTTATTATTTAGTTGGCTAATATTTTTAATTTATTTGAATAGGTCAACGCTTAAAAAGTTTTTTGGTTCTAAACTATTATCAATTAATTTTTTAATAGGCTATGGAATATTAAGAATCATTACAGACATTTGGAAAATTGACAATATAGTTTTAGGTTTGAAAACAGGACAATTGCTAAGTGTTATTATGATTATTATAGGACTTGGAATTTTTGCTTGGACAAAGAAAAAATGGATTTTAAATAAGATAACCTCGGAGCACAAAAAATGA
- a CDS encoding DNA-directed RNA polymerase subunit P, producing the protein MVEYKCFNCNKKVSMDYLRKKVRCPYCGSKVLYKQRLVSTKVKAR; encoded by the coding sequence ATGGTAGAATATAAATGTTTCAATTGTAACAAAAAAGTCAGCATGGACTACTTACGAAAAAAAGTAAGATGCCCATATTGCGGATCTAAAGTTCTATACAAACAAAGACTTGTTTCAACAAAAGTAAAAGCAAGATAG